The Xanthomonas indica genome has a segment encoding these proteins:
- a CDS encoding helix-turn-helix transcriptional regulator has translation MQARRNAGFTLRELAALLGVAHSTLGHWENNRSVPNARHLLKIAELTGVDAYVLLTGKPSKLNQTDGDSLPLPVGKRMA, from the coding sequence ATGCAGGCGCGGCGAAATGCCGGTTTCACACTGCGCGAGCTTGCCGCCTTGTTGGGCGTGGCGCATAGCACGCTGGGTCATTGGGAGAACAACCGTTCGGTCCCCAATGCCCGGCATTTGCTGAAGATCGCCGAACTTACTGGCGTCGACGCATATGTGCTGCTGACTGGCAAGCCTTCCAAGCTGAACCAGACCGACGGCGACAGCCTGCCGTTGCCGGTAGGCAAGCGCATGGCCTGA